The nucleotide sequence ttttcttttccaaatatattgatctCATTACCACCCTTCCCCCCTTTTTCCCTATATAAACCCAAAACCGGAAATCGTTTTGAACGGAACCTAGGTTTTAACAATCTGTTTTCTATATAAACCCAAAACCGGAAGTCGTTTTGAATGGAACCTAGGTTTTAACAATTGAAAGTATTAGtgactttttcttttccaaatatattgatctCATTACCACCTTTCCCTTTTTTGGAGTGAAAGCGTCACATTTACGAAGACTAAGAAATCAATGGCTCTTTCAACTGAGAAGGTAAGCAATTGTGTATACCTAATGATCTTGTTTATTCCATTATGTCAAAGTTGCCTCTAAAATCTTTGCATCGATTCAAATGTGTACACAAATCATGGGTTATGTTATTTGAAAACCCTTATTTCATGAACATGTATTGCAAACGATTCATCTCTAATATTTCCTATGGTGATGATACATATCTACTCTTAAAGAAGACTCGATTAGATTTTGAAAATCATTCgtttttgtatttatttccTGGTGAGAGGTTTGACAATAAGGACATGTTAGATTGGCCGCCTCCATTTCAAAATGATGATCGTGATATTAATATTTTGGGTTCTGGAATTAATGGCACCCTTTGTCTCTATGTCAACAATATTAGTTCAAAAGTCGTATTGTGGAACCCAGAAATTGAGGAATTCAAGGCTATTCCACACAAACCTTCTGTTTCCGTAAAACATTATGTAAAAGTTATTGAGCAACTTCATGGGTTTGGTTATGATTTTGTTAGAGATGATTATAAGATTATCCGATATGTGGAATTTTATACCGAtctatttagtttttttgatgCTCAGGTAAATGTCTCACTGTCAAACGTGGTATATGACCCTGTGTGGGAGATATATAGCCTTAAAAGTAATTTCTGGAGAAAACTTGATTTGGATATGACAACTTTTTATCGGAGTCCTATAAGTGTTCCAGAGCAAGTGTGCATGAAGGGAGTGTGTCATTGATTGGGTGAAAGTGAAACATATATCGATAATGTATATTTGGTATCATTTGATTTGGGTAGTGAAGAGTTCGTTCTAACATCCATACCCTCAGATGTGCACAATGATATCAATTTTGAATTGGTGGGTacacatttaattttgttaaatgaGTCAATTGCTTTGATATCTAATGATGCACAAATGACTACTTTTCACATATCAATTCTTGGTGAAATCGGTGTGAAGGAATCATGGATAAAGCTCTTCATTGTTGGACCATTATCTTGTTTTGGGCATCTTATTGGAGTAGGGAAGAACGGCAAGATATCATTGCGAAAGAAGATAAATAGCTAGCTAGGTGTGATTTAAGTACTCACAGAATTCAAGAGCTTGGCATTAAAGGAGTGTTCCATCGTTGTCAGATGGTAATTTATAAGAAAAGTCTTCATTCATTTTCAGAAAAGCCTTCTttcaatttaagaaaattattcTGTTCTTGTTTAGGTTTATGATTGTATTTAATTTTACCTTTGTATGCAATCATAATTATTAGGAGTATATGACAAATTAAGATAACATTAGATAATCCGAATCTTAGAATTCAGTGAGtatttactctctttttatttagaaataatttgatttttatttgaattgttagAATGATCTCTTGTCTTTATTGAATGGCCTTCTATATTACTAGAATGGAAAATGATTTATAGCACGACACATTTGTCGCACAACATGCACGAAAGTATTTGTCTCACGCATTTTGCTTAGGAGAAATCATGgtaaatttagttaagaatcatacgaaaagcacctaaagAATTGTACCTAAATTTTCTCCTTTTCCTTAATCCTCCTTAATTAGTTAATGGTTTTCTACATAGTTTGTAGTATCTTTATATTTCTAGTCTTTTcaagaaatgaaaatgattcCTAGTGTTTTGGTTTAacaaaaaacttgatttttttttttacaaat is from Medicago truncatula cultivar Jemalong A17 chromosome 1, MtrunA17r5.0-ANR, whole genome shotgun sequence and encodes:
- the LOC11425645 gene encoding uncharacterized protein; this translates as MYCKRFISNISYGDDTYLLLKKTRLDFENHSFLYLFPGERFDNKDMLDWPPPFQNDDRDINILGSGINGTLCLYVNNISSKVVLWNPEIEEFKAIPHKPSVSVKHYVKVIEQLHGFGYDFVRDDYKIIRYVEFYTDLFSFFDAQVNVSLSNVVYDPVWEIYSLKSNFWRKLDLDMTTFYRSPISVPEQVCMKGVCH